Part of the Paenibacillus sp. YPG26 genome, AAATATTCTCGGCCACCCAGATGAAGAATCCAACCAGTAGAAAAGAAACCACGAGCGGCATTCTTAAGCTGAGTTCCTCAATCTTGAAATGTATCTGTGTCTTATAGAATATGAGACATAACAGCACAATCAGAACCCATCGGTAATCCCCAATATAATGATGGGTGAAGAAGTTCAGATAGATCGCCCCGCTGATCAGCCAAGGCAGAACAGGACCAGGCCAACCCGTGATCCGCAGATCCATTCGTCTCCAGGCCTGACAGATGTAACTCGCCACACTGGCATACATGAAGCCGCTGTAGAGCGGCACACCATAAATTTTGCTCCAACCGGGCTCTGGATAAGACCATGATCCCATATGTACTTTGTAGATCTCCAAGGCGAGTCCGATAATGTGGAACAGACAGATAACCTTGAGCTCATCCAATGTCTCGAGACTGAATAGCACCATAGCTACCTGGGCCACGATGCAGATCATCAGGATCAGATCGTATCTGGGCACATAAGGGACGTGAAGGATCTTGGTTAAGGCCAGTGAAGCGAAGATAATAACTGGAAATATACAGCAGAGTGCCTCTTTCCAAGTGAAGACCCATAATTTACGCCAAAATATCATTGTTCACCACCAAATCTTGAGTTTTACAGCTTGATTACCATATGAATATCTTCAGGCTCAAGCTGATACAGTTCTTCATCCACCTCAGCAGTCAACCGGCTCCCGCAATGGGTATAGAAGTGCACGGCTGACTGGGTTTCGGTAGAGGACACATAGAGGTACTCAGCGCCCCGGCTGATTGCTTCGCGCTTCAATTCATTCATAATGGTTCTCCCTATGCCTTGTCTCCGGTATGCTCTCGACACATACATCAAGTCCACCTGAAGCTGGTTCAGGTCCTGTCCACGGAATTTATATCCTAGAACTCCGAAGCCAGCCAGTCTCGATCCGTCAAACGCACCATATGCATAGCCGCCACCGCGAAGCTGTTCCCGGTACCTGGCCTTAAGCTCCTCTAAATGGTGCTCGTCCCAAGCAGCACATTCGTGCCCTGCCTGAATCTCCCGGACCGTTCCTTCCTCAACCCGATAAACCTT contains:
- a CDS encoding GNAT family N-acetyltransferase, with translation MISYRELSMEEAELIAQIDRSEYIEKVYRVEEGTVREIQAGHECAAWDEHHLEELKARYREQLRGGGYAYGAFDGSRLAGFGVLGYKFRGQDLNQLQVDLMYVSRAYRRQGIGRTIMNELKREAISRGAEYLYVSSTETQSAVHFYTHCGSRLTAEVDEELYQLEPEDIHMVIKL
- a CDS encoding DUF817 domain-containing protein — translated: MIFWRKLWVFTWKEALCCIFPVIIFASLALTKILHVPYVPRYDLILMICIVAQVAMVLFSLETLDELKVICLFHIIGLALEIYKVHMGSWSYPEPGWSKIYGVPLYSGFMYASVASYICQAWRRMDLRITGWPGPVLPWLISGAIYLNFFTHHYIGDYRWVLIVLLCLIFYKTQIHFKIEELSLRMPLVVSFLLVGFFIWVAENISTLLGAWRYPDQEHAWQIVHLGKISSWFLLVVISLIIVAQLKHVKGQRDLIDPKSVVQSKADVLN